In Taeniopygia guttata chromosome 2, bTaeGut7.mat, whole genome shotgun sequence, one genomic interval encodes:
- the RPA3 gene encoding replication protein A 14 kDa subunit: MGDVHEAPRPRIGTGQLAQHIGQPVCFVGRVEKIHPSGKLVVLADGLGKHTTVELSEPLDEEISGVIEVVGRVTNQATIMCASYVQFREDKSSFDLELYNEALKIIHEFPEYFPFGTGRNT; the protein is encoded by the exons GACGTCCACGAGGCGCCGCGGCCGCGCATCGGCACGGGGCAGCTGGCGCAGCACATCGGGCAGCCTGTCTGCTTCGTGGGCCGCGTCGAGAAG ATTCATCCTAGCGGGAAACTTGTCGTGCTTGCGGATGGACTCGGAAAGCATACGACTGTGGAACTGAGCGAGCCC CTGGATGAGGAGATTTCAGGAGTTATTGAAGTGGTGGGAAGAGTAACAAACCAGGCAACCATCATGTGTGCATCATATGTCCAGTTCAGAGAAGATAAAAGTTCATTTG ATCTGGAACTCTACAATGAAGCACTAAAAATTATTCATGAATTCCCTGAATACTTCCCGTTTGGT